The Ornithorhynchus anatinus isolate Pmale09 chromosome 11, mOrnAna1.pri.v4, whole genome shotgun sequence genomic interval ccaagcgcttagtgtacagtgctgtgcagatagtaagtgcccaataaatactattgaatgaatgaataggtcacttcacttctccgtgcctcagttacctcatctgtaaaatggggattaagactgtgagcaccatgtgggactgtgtcgaacctgattgtcttgtatctaccccagtgcttagtatagtacctggcagatagtaagtgtttaacaaataccatactctctctatatatataatatatattttgtgtctgtgtgttttcTTGGAAACTGGTACATAGATATGTTTTTGGATATTTGAAAAGATTCCAGGGATGTTGTCTTGTAAATTATTGTGTGGCAGATGGATAAACTTATAACTCAACATCATGGTAAACAATTTCATTTGGATTAATATAATACAAACAATAGGTTGAAGCATTTACAAAGCTGAATTTTACCTACCTATGAACCTATGTCACCCCCTGCCTTGCCACCAATAAACAGTAATTTTTTATAAGCTGTTGAAAGAATAATTGACCTTTGGCAACTGCCGAAGATGTTTATCTCAGAGTACATCACTCTATTTTTGTTACTAGTAGCAGTTCCTGAGCGAAGTTTGACTTGGTTTGTTCACTAAACCTCGACAGTGCCCCTCTCGTTTTTGAATTAAGGATGAAAATTTGTGTtggatagataaataaatcacaattttaaaatgctttttctgACTGTGCAAGTGTTAAGTTAGGGAGTTAGCATCTCTCCAGTAACAATTCAATCCATCAAACCTAGGCTGCCTTCTTGATTACATCAAAGCCATGTTCAGTTTCCTTCCACAATCTCACTAGCAAGAGCCTGGAGCCTGTATTAACTTTAGTTCAACCAATCTGTTCCCCTGAGGGAATTCTCCCACCCATACCATTCCGGGAAAGGGGAAGCAAACAAGAAGGGGAAAAGGCGTAGATAAATTGGTTCTGCATCTCCTTGTTGGTTTTAGGTGCTTCTCCTAGGACATTTTTCTCTGGAAAAGCAGCTTTTGCCTTTTGGAGGGCACTAAATTGGTCAGAACAGGCCATGTGGAATATAATTTTGCCTCAGACTGCCCAGTTTGTCCCAGAACctctccactcttttttttttaatagtatgtgttaagcatatactctgtgccaaccgctgtagtaaacgctgaggtagataaaacataatcaggttggatacagtctgtctctcaaggggctgacagtcttaaaccccattttaaagattaagatacctgagacactgagaagtcaggtgacttatccaaggtcacataggcaagtggcggagccaggattagaacctaggtcctcactCTTTGGTTGGTGCCCTTTTAAAtagaccttgctgcttttcaCTCCTAAATGggcacttcctctccctcacGGATTTCAATGTATTTAAAATCAGACAGAGTGAATTTTGTCATCTTCTGACTTTTCCAGGACCTCATCCTCTTCATCTGAAATTGGACTATTTCAATCCCCTTGAGCGGTTTTCAAAAATTTGGTCAAGTCAGTGGCCACCGAAAATCCAGTGGCAGAACTCCTGTATCCATAAATTGTCTGTGCCAGAATCTGGGAAATGAGGTCTCACTAGGGTCCATCCCTTGTTAGATGTCATGTCTCTTGCTATTTCTTTGTCCTCTTCTTgagttttttttcagtggtatttgttaaatgcttactctgtaccaggtactgtactaagcgctgggttagatataagttaatcaggttggacgcagtccatgtcctacctgaggctcaaGGTtttacattttactgatgaggtaactgaggcacagagaagtaaaatgacttgcccatggtcccacaggagacaaatggcagagctgggttcagaatccacgtccttctgacttctaggtctgtgctgtatccactaggccatgcttcttctctttccttgttGCTGAAATCCTTAAAAATTTCAGGGAGTGTGTAGATCTGTTAACCAGATGCCCAGAGAAACTAAATCAAAAGACCTTATCGCTCCTCCCATTTTTTTCTAAGCTGCCAATGCTTTAAATAGATAATAGATTTTCAGGCAGCTGTGTATTTTCTACCCAGCTTTTAGAGGGAGAAAATAGCTTGCCCAGAGGAGCTTTCTAATGCTCAGTAGCCTGGAGTACAGTTGACAGATCCATATTtattcctaattcattcattcatccaatcaatatTGGATTTAGGTCTCAGGTTAGACCTACAGCGGTCAGGTTCCCCTCTGTTTTCCAGTAACACTCTcctaagtttcttcatctttcctgtctcaggaCACCTGAGATCATACAAAGGGATTTCACATTATTCAGTATAAATGCTCCCATTTTTCTGAAAGTTTTTACAGTTATGCCAATTTAAATTCATAACTTTGTCCTGGATTAGTTTGTATTGATTGACaatgggtttttgtttgtttgcctgAAGTATGTTTGTGACTGTACCATGAAATCGAGGGTGGATTGGAAGTGTGGGACTCAGAAGATTAAAGGGATTTAACTTTTGTTTTCTTCTAGAATGTGTTCCCTTGGAGGGGCAGGGACCACCCGTGTATTTtctcccggagcttagtacagtgctctgctctgcttagtacagtcctcctccTTCTACAGGTGTTGACCTTCATTCAGAAGCCTAAAATCAATTGTAGAGCTATTAGAAATGTTGTCCTACAAGTTCATCCGACAGTCTGTAGCATTTTGCTTCTATATCTccaatttatattgtctgtttttCGCCCCCACCCTCAGCATTAAAGAATCACTGAATCATAAACAATATAATTATTCGACAGCAAAGGAAGAAAACTATGAGCGATACCGGTATTCCCAAAAAGGTAAGAAGGTCTACTTTATCCTATTTTTAAGATTTCAGCTCTATTTTTGCCttcctgtttttctccctctgcccctatgTCTCCAAAGGTCTTATCCTACATCAGCAattttggggggaggtgggggagatccTGAGCAGATTTGAGAGACTCTTTTTCTGTCTGCATTGACTTTCTCAGTGGGACTTATTACCTTTCAGATGATGACCACAGTGGGGATGACCGAAAAGAGTTGCTCTTCCAACAGTTTTTCCAGCAGATTCGTCAAGAGTGTGTTAAAGAAAGGCCATCTGACTGTACCATTGTTTCTGTCAGCAAAGAACAGAGGTAGGGTGATTTGGTGGGCATCAAATATGACCACATGTGCTACAGAAACCGGTAGCAGCATTTGCATTTCAAATGGCATAACTGCTAAGATTGTCCCCAAAACGGTGTTAGTGATAGTGTCTCAGATCAtgctaaagagacacattccggagtcttgtagaaaaatgtcaagtttttcatttatttgttgATTTTAAATCATTCCAAGATTCTagcccttccttcttcctgcatCTTGTGTGAGAATGGGTGGATGGCTCAATTTTTTTCTGCACTTTTTTTCTCAAAAAATAGAAAACAGCAACTCCTTAAAGCTATTGGATTTAGTGAGACTGTAtattgtaagctctagactgtgaggccattgtggacagggagcatgtctaccaactctattacatcactcaatagtattttttgagtgcttactttgtgcagagcactgaactaagcttcaatacaacagaattagcagattcattcgctgctcaaaacaagcttacactctcccagtcacttagttcagtgctctgcataaagtaagtgatccataaataccattgattgattgattggatagatCGATTCTCAGCCTGAGGTTAATTGGCAAAGACAGTGTCCTGTGGTGCAGGACATTTCTGAAATCTGATAGCTTTTCACCATGGAGAATTTGAGAGAGTGATCTGTGCCAGGCATTCACTTAGTACctatgtgtttagaacagtgctttgcacattgtaagtgcttaataaatatgattaaaggaGTTCACTGTGACCAcctcctcccactgccccagACTGTGGGTAACACCAAAAAAATGCAAAAAGTGGGCCCTGGATTTAAAATTTCCTCAGTTCCGGAGTATTCGAAAGTTTCCCGCAAGAGTAGTGTCATTTTTCCTGTGATCAAaaaatctgtcagtggtatttattgagcgcttactgtgtggagagcactggactatgcacttgggagagcacagcacaacagagacatgttccctgcccacaaagagcttacagtctagagggggatacagacactaaattacggatagggacagaagtgctgtggggttgagaatgaggtgaatatcaagtgattaaaaggTAGAAATCCAATGCATAGGTAATACattaggaagagggagtaggggaaatgagagcttagtcagggaaagcctcttggagaaaataggatttttaataagactttgaaggtggggagagaggtgttctgttgtatatgaagggggagggagtgaggccACGGATAAGACTGTTATGGGATTGAGATACAGTGCGTCTTCGAGGggtcagtgagcaggctgggttgtcgtgggagatcagcaaggtagggtagaagggggcaaggtgattaagtgctttaaagctgatggtgaggagtttctgtttgatgcagaggtggaagggcaaccactggagatttttgaggagaggggagacgtggactgaacctttttcagaaaaatgatctgggaaacagtgcggtatgggctggagtggggagacgcagGGAGGTTAGCGAAGAGgcttatgcagtagtcaaggcaggatgcgattaagttcttggatcagcatagtagaagtttggatggagaggagagggcagattttagcaatgttgtaaacaggatttggtgacagattgaatttgtacATTGAATGAGTTGAGGGCAtcagatgagtcgaagataacaccaagggtatgggcttgtgTGACAAGGAGGATTgtttacagcgatgggaaagatggggaggttagggtttgggtgggaaaaccaggaactctgttttgggcctgttaaatttgaggtattggtgggaccaccaagtagagatgtcccaaggGACAGGAGGAATTCTCTGGAGGAGACTCCAGAGAAGGTTGGAGCTGGAGAGgtgaatttgggaatcatccacatagagatggtagttgaagccgtgggaacgaatgagtaCCCCAGAGGGGGTGAGTgccgatggagaatagaagagggaaagaagaaaataaaatcagcAGCTTGGCTGAGCTTTTCAGGAGCTGAGGCAGTTTCTCGGCAGCATTTCACAATAACCAGAGTCTCTCTGGGAATGCCCTGAGTGGTCATCCCAAAGCACTAAACGGAGAGCTAGATGTGACCGTGGCCAAGAAACAGCCTAGGTTTGATTCATAACATTTCCCTAAAATCAGATTAATTTAAGACTTGGAGGTCTGGCTTGTAGCCCCACTTTGTTTCTTTTAGGCCAGCACCTGCAGCAGTCACTGGCAGGAGACGTGGCCACTATTTTTCTCTCCTTCACACATCTTAAGTCCCAAGCCTGTTGGTATTTATTTCTAGTGCCAGGTTGTATATTGGCGAtgactcctcttttccctctgcctggagTGGTTTTTTCAGACTTGCACTTGAGATGTTATCAAGGCTTTGCCTGGTGTTTTTCTGTTCTGGCTTCTTGCCATGGATTAAGATGCCGTGCGAGATGAGCTCTTCATTCCCAGCTGAGGAAGTCCTCTGTCAGTCTAAAGTTGGCTGCCTTTAGAAATTGATGGGCAATCTTGGCTGTTTAAATTCAGTTACAAAAGCACTTAGAGTGGCAGTAGAAATAAAGTGCATTTCCTAAGGTGTCCTAGTTAATTTTCATAGCTATTGAGCAGACGTGAATTCATTTTGAAAGGCCTGGTCAACTCTTCATTATAATCCATCAGCcatattgcacacttactgtgggcagagcactgtcactaagcacttgggagagtacaatacaatggactcGGTAGACACAGTCGGTGCCCACAAAGAGCGTAGCGTTTATGCTTCTTTTTCAAATGAAttgcctttttatttatttagctaCTGAAATTGCAGAATCTGTAGCAGAAGAAAGTAGGTTTTGATTTCTATATCAAAGAAAAATTGCAGGCTCAGAATTAAACTTTTGTTTTCAGTAGAGGACAAGGAAACAGGCGTACCTCGGGTTACCTAGTCACCCACGCTCCACGCAACCCGGGGATATGCCTTGCACAATCTGCTCCCTTTTCTCAGAACCCCATTTGTCCCGCCCTGACATTATGTCCATTTGCTGAGGTAAGTTcattccttccccacccacagggtGTCTCGagttatcctccctcccctcccacaggccaggatattttttgtttgtttgttttccctcTTAAACTAACCAAAGTGACAGCTATGAGGGCAGCTACTCCACCCTCCATCTGTAGCCCTGCCTCCCTGCTGCGGCCAAAGTCCCGAGGATCGAAGAGGGACGGCCTGCAGGAAGCAGGGGGAAGGAGCCGGGATGGCGTGGGTGTCACCTCACATCTTCTGCTGCCGTCTCTCCCCACCCGGTCCTGTTCTTGCCCCCTTTCCCATGActttggggtggtggggtggcacCATGAGGCAGATGGAAAAGAGCAATGGCAACGGCCACCGCTGTACCAACTGTTAACTAATGGCTAGCGATAAGAAAATCCTGGAGCGTGGAGGAAAGGGGACTTGACAAAGCAGGTGGGGAGTGGTGATCTCAGGCTGCGGGGAGGCAGGAAAGCTGCTGGAAATGGGGGACTCAGGGCGGAGCGGAATTTACACTTATTTTTGCTTGTAGCGCGTGGTCATCCTTACTAATTGCACTGCAGTCTTTAGGTACTTTAGGTTATTCACAACACAATCCCATCTTTGAGGAACAGGTTGCATTTATATAGTGAGAGTGTCATTTACTCTTTAACAGAAAATGGACTCCAAGGTTTTGGAAACAACAACTCTTAAGAGAGTGGGGTCTATCCTAGAAACCAGTGATGCACAAATTCAATTGTATCTTCTGAATTTAAGGGTCTTTACCTCCTTGATCTATTTGAAAGTGAAAACTTGCTTTCTCCATATCAGCCGTATCAAATGGGTACAACAATGTCTGGGaaatctttttccttttttaaagggATGATGATCTCACAAGTCTGTTCAAGCATCTTCTATATTCTTGCACAAGAAAGCGCTAAATGAATCTATAGCTTACTGGTATTGACACTTTATTAAAATTCTACGTGCTCTGTGTTGTAAGGATTCTCACTAAATCCCTCTTACTTATCTGTAATTCCTTCAGGCCAGAATTACAGCCTTAAATTACTTCTTTACAATGGAAAATACATCATACCTTTCCCTCATCTAACCTAGTCTGAGGTGAGAGGCCCCCACCAGTTCTGGGAAGCATGCTCACTTACACGTGACTTAATCCTCTTGTTCCTCTCACTATATGTCTCCcttgcttctcctccccccaccccccaaaaaaagacgGTTTGGCAGCAAACAACTCATTTGTTTTTGTTCTGGAAATAACCagacttttttgtttttctttaaggGACTATTCAACAGCCATAGGCCATCGGTTGCAGGATCATGGCCTTGTGGTGGAAATGATATACCTTACCTCTGAGTCGGGACTCACGCGTGCACTCCAAGAAGTTAAAAATGATGGTTCCCCATTTTGTATTCTTGTTGAACAGTCCAATGTAACACTGTCCTCTTGCACCGTAATTATGCTTCACGGGTCTGTCACAAGTAAGTTTAGTGTCATCTAGAAATGTCATTTCAAACAGCCCCCATCCCTACAAGGGCATCGCTTTTCTTCAACCATGGCAACATGTTAGACATCTCACACAGTTGCAGCCCAGAAGCTACGCTGGAAAAAGCATAAATGACTTCTTTGTCCCACAAACTGAAATGGAGCAGTCCATCCCTGTTCCTACCTCTTGAACAATGCCAAATAACCGGTCCTCAGAACTGTTTAACTGTTAAACTTTCCGGTGGATTTGGTTTCCGAACTTCTCAAAAGCTTATCAGCCTGGGAATAAATCCTACCTGCCTGCATACACTGACTACATGCACACAAACCGCAATTATCCAAAGAGCCACTTTCTACACCAATGCCCCCCATTTCTAACCACCCCCAAACTGTTCCTGCCTGTTCCTGCTAGCTTCGTCTGTACCAGTATCTTCCTGTTctacctttcccccttcacccatCCCACCCCTAACTTCTGTTCTGTCTGTCCCTTGGTTGCTCATCACTAGCCTAGAAACCAGTCCTTTTAGCCATTCTTGCTCTTTTAAGTTGTCCACCTCTTGTCATGAGATGTGGAAAAGCACTCCCATACATACCCATATTTAGTCATTTGCAGAAGAATCCACAGGGTGCTCTGccacataaataaaaataaaatgaatgttggtatttgttaagcgcttactatgtgccaagcactgttctaggtgctggggtagatacaattaatccagttgtcccacttagggctcaaagtcttcacccccattttacagatgaggaaactggggcacagagaagttaagtgacttgcccaaggtcacacagatgacacgtggcagagccgggattagaaactatgacatctgactcccaagcccacgctcttttcactgaaccttgctgcttctctaatgcagctTGGTGCCCATATGAGTAGTTCGCTTCAACTTCCCCATCCCTGTTAGGGACTCTTCTTTTTCATGGTCTTcccagtcctcttttccctgacgtCAAATGATCCAAAGAAGACGATAGGACCAACAGTGAGGCTTTTTTTAACACTAGCCTGGGGGCTAGGTTGCCATCAGCTGTCCTTTCCTACAGCCCTTCCCTGTTCCTCCCTGAAGATAGTTTGAAACAAACTTGCAGTACGTCCCTACTGGTGGATCCAAATCAATCTCCTGTAGTGGCCTGGATTTTCAGTTTTTCTTAACCATTTTAAAACGTAGATTTCAGGTCTCCCATTTCTAACAAGTATAAGAGCTTCAGTCCATAAAATTACGAAGGCTCTTTTGGAACTAGTGTCATTCTTATGCCCATTCTATCAGGTTAAGGTTGTTCTGAGAGTAAAAATTCATTTCGTCTACCCTGATCCCGTTGTTTCATATTTCATATTTCAGGCATCAGGATGTAAAGGTGGTCATACAGATGTGAAATCAGAATTTTGCATTAATGGtcattgttttttattttatggtatttatgtgcccCAGACATTGTACCAAGCAGGGGATATGtagaagctattcaggttggatacagtccatgccctacatagggctcatagtcctaattcccattttacaggtgaagtaactaaggcccagagaagttaaatgacttgccctaggtcacactgcagatatgtggcagagccgacattagaaacccagatccttctgattctcaggcctgtgatctattcactagaccatgtcaATTAAGCATGCTTCACATGGCATTTCCTGTGCAATTGAGAAACACAATTCAATATTTGATTTTGCCCCTTAAACATGTGAGTGTTAGACAAAGTCACTTTCAACTGACAATCCTGTTTGTGCTGAAATATGAAACCCTTCATTGGGCTTGTCATGTCTTTTTAGGTGGGTGCCTTGTATTAAAGAAGATATCTCAACCGGAGattgatgatttttaaaaaaaagtctctctTTCCTCCACAGTACATCGCCATGTGCCCCTGGAAGATGCACTGACCCTGATAgccaaagcatttgggaaaattttTGCTGAGCGTGAAAAGCAGGAATGTGCAGGAATTTCACAAAAAGCAGCTGATCTGGTGGATGACTACCTAGAACGGGAACTCAGTGAGAGTTACAGTGTGCCTTTGGACATTAGACATCTCCTTTTCCTGCTAAGTGAGGGAAAACACCTGTCTCGGGAGGAGTTGAACTTAATCAGCAACTACGTGAAGATGAGGAATGATGAATTGGAAGGTATTCATTTTTTTATTCCTCTTCGCCCCCTCCAATtgttaaaaaaaaggagagagagaccagGATAATCTCTATCTATAAAATTTGTGGAAAAGGACAAAACTGTTTAAAAAGATTGGAAGATTAAGCAAACCAAAAACTCTCCTAAAtgtgaaatgcttagtacagaagtaTCTAAAGCATATGTTGTCCTTATTCCAGATGGATAAGAACCATGAAAGATTAAAGCCACTAGATAGTGGTCTTTGATGATTGGATATCCTCTTTACTTGTCTGTCAACaaatatgtatttatatcaatgtatCTGTCTATATCAGTCTAATGTCTATGAATATATAGTAattagagtttactatgtgccagtcaccatcctaagtgctaaactaatcaggttagacacagtccatgtaccatgggggctcacagtcctaatccccaatttacagatgagttagctgagacCTAGAGAATTGTAGTGTAGAGAGGTGGAGCCCGTTTtagactttgtatttacccccacacatagtacagtacctggcacatagtaagcgcttcacgattACTgcagttgaacaaataccacccagTGAGAGCAGGTGGAGGCTGTTGCCCTAGTTGGGAAAATGTTGTTTTAGAGGAGGTTGGACATAATCACTTGGGGCGGTTAATGGATAATGCCCGGTGAAGAGAAATGTCTGGTGATGGCATTCAGTCTAGTGTCAGGGGGATCTGGGGAAAGGAGGCCAGGTTATTcaaaaatgggggagggagtaATTTTGGGGGCTCCTGAAAGATTCTAGTCAGTAAATGTGGGGCCTCCCCCAAACTCTTTCAGAATGAGATCCTTTCAACCCATTGATCAGGGAAGCATCCCAACAAGGATGGCTATCAATTCTGAGCCTTTATGAATTGAGATAATCTCTTCTTCGGGCCGACCTCAATATTTTTGCTCTCtttgaacccaggatcttctgaaaaGTCAGATCCCATCAAGACTGCATTGTTCCAAGCTCATTCGATCCCACCATCAAGTCTCACCAGccccaccttgggcaaatcacctcttcTTCCCACGCCTGTCATGACCCCACTTGTGGGTCCATCTCCCTTAGCTCCAGCTAAGCCTTCTCTGTTGGGCGATGGGTCACTCGGAGGCTTACTCCTGACCTCAGGTGAGCCTCTCTtttttgattatggtatttgttaagcacttcctgtgtgccaagcattgtactaagcactgtgtaaatacaagcttatcgcattggacacagttcctgtgccatgtggggcttactgttttaatccccattttagagatgaggtaactgaggcacagagaaatgaagcgacttgtccagggtcacacagaaaagtggcagaacctggattagaacccaggtcctatttattttgttaatgaggcttatatctccttgattctatttatcttgatgatattgttttgttttgttctattttgctttgctttctgtctcccccatttaaagtgtgagcccatcattgggcagggattgtctctattgcc includes:
- the NCOA5 gene encoding nuclear receptor coactivator 5, translated to MSSWFKVTSVRGQKPALDKSTPVYKSYPVIFYPQDGYLKECEVTNSIKESLNHKQYNYSTAKEENYERYRYSQKDDDHSGDDRKELLFQQFFQQIRQECVKERPSDCTIVSVSKEQRDYSTAIGHRLQDHGLVVEMIYLTSESGLTRALQEVKNDGSPFCILVEQSNVTLSSCTVIMLHGSVTIHRHVPLEDALTLIAKAFGKIFAEREKQECAGISQKAADLVDDYLERELSESYSVPLDIRHLLFLLSEGKHLSREELNLISNYVKMRNDELEGSSEKSDPIKTALFQAHSIPPSSLTSPTLGKSPLLPTPVMTPLVGPSPLAPAKPSLLGDGSLGGLLLTSGSCGRKGKPPLFLATPAKRPGLLGYSPHPPAKRPLLGEKPGLLPAPVIVQPVEAQQIVKLKSLLS